In Papaver somniferum cultivar HN1 chromosome 1, ASM357369v1, whole genome shotgun sequence, a genomic segment contains:
- the LOC113350449 gene encoding uncharacterized protein LOC113350449 yields the protein MRVIYWNIRGLRRIQTKDKLRSLVQQFSPSLLWVAEPKVKASSSIIKQLHLPGMSKMILHNSNGNLKGNIWLFWHYSVTAPSLISSSKQCIIVQVGEALVTRVHAECLTIYRRILWSELLTVNEMKLPWLVIGDFNVVLTCKEKKGGRTPLRTAMQEFRDCIESRNLFQAPRSVGVGGTLVHGPLLGGVVNVSRPTNIPFKYQSVWTSHPGFLKLIQDSWLQIENILKQWNWEVFGDLKLKVKNTEKEVLNASLEFDADPENIELLDKLVTAGGKYEIASQQYNELMRAKSRVKWIKEGGANTAFFHTTMRMRRTFNHISELENDEGNLITNQDQIVDVLVNHYKMKFEEKNVTFVEELFDAIPKILNEEDN from the exons ATGAGAGTTATTTACTGGAATATCAGAGGATTGAGAAGAATTCAAACCAAAGATAAATTGAGAAGTTTAGTACAACAATTTAGTCCTTCATTACTGTGGGTAGCTGAACCAAAAGTTAAAGCTTCTAGCAGTATTATTAAGCAATTACATTTACCTGGTATGAGTAAGATGATACTTCATAATTCAAATGGGAATTTAAAAGGAAATATATGGTTATTTTGGCATTATTCAGTTACTGCTccttctttgatttcttcttctaaacaatGTATTATTGTTCAAGTTGGTGAGGCTTTAGTTACTAGGGTTCATGCTGAATGCCTTACTATATACAGAAGAATTTTATGGTCTGAACTTTTAACTGTCAATGAAATGAAGTTGCCATGGCTGGTGATTGGTGATTTCAATGTGGTGCTTACTTGTAAAGAGAAAAAAGGAGGTAGAACTCCCCTTAGGACTGCAATGCAAGAATTTAGAGATTGTATTGAATCACGTAATTTGTTTCAAGCTCCTAGATCAG TGGGAGTTGGGGGTACATTAGTTCATGGTCCTCTTCTAGGTGGAGTTGTTAATGTTTCCAGACCAACCAACATTCCTTTTAAGTACCAATCAGTGTGGACTTCTCATCCTGGTTTTCTTAAGTTAATTCAAGACTCATGGTTACAA attgaaaacatTCTTAAACAATGGAATTGGGAGGTTTTTGGGGACTTGAAACTTAAAGTAAAGAACACCGAGAAGGAAGTTCTTAATGCTTCTTTAGAATTTGATGCTGACCCTGAGAATATAGAGTTACTTGACAAGCTAGTTACAGCAGGAGGTAAATATGAAATTGCTTCACAACAATACAATGAACTGATGAGAGCTAAGTCTAGAGTCAAATGGATCAAAGAAGGTGGTGCTAATACAGCTTTCTTTCATACTACAATGAGGATGAGAAGAACTTTTAATCATATATCAGAATTGGAAAATGATGAAGGTAATCTTATAACAAATCAAGATCAAATTGTTGATGTGCTTGTAAATCACTACAAAATGAAGTTTGAAGAGAAGAATGTAACATTTGTGGAAGAACTTTTTGATGCTATACCCAAAATTCTAAATGAGGAAGATAACTAG